In Candidatus Zixiibacteriota bacterium, one genomic interval encodes:
- the dtd gene encoding D-aminoacyl-tRNA deacylase gives MRFVIQRVDSASVTVDEDAVGSIGRGLVILCGYRRDDDPSRISRMVDKCLNLRIFEDDQGKMNLSILDVKGELLVVSQFTLYADCRRGRRPGFDTAMPPTEAEKMYNRTVDEFRQAGLKTASGRFAAKMKVTLTNNGPVTIILDDQELF, from the coding sequence ATGCGGTTTGTCATTCAAAGAGTAGATAGCGCATCCGTGACCGTTGATGAGGATGCTGTCGGTTCCATTGGACGGGGACTTGTCATACTTTGCGGCTATCGCAGAGATGATGACCCCTCCCGGATTTCACGGATGGTGGATAAGTGCCTGAACCTAAGAATCTTCGAGGACGACCAGGGGAAAATGAATCTTTCCATATTGGACGTAAAAGGGGAGCTTCTGGTTGTCTCGCAATTCACCCTGTACGCCGATTGCCGCCGGGGACGCCGTCCCGGCTTTGATACAGCAATGCCCCCAACAGAAGCCGAGAAGATGTATAATCGTACCGTTGATGAGTTCCGGCAGGCCGGATTGAAGACCGCTTCCGGACGGTTCGCGGCAAAAATGAAAGTGACCCTAACAAATAATGGTCCCGTTACCATAATCCTCGATGACCAGGAATTATTCTAA
- a CDS encoding Maf family protein, with the protein MTRNYSNIRSLLSRYRLVLASGSPRRVSLLEENAIPFRQLIPDIDENNHLAEDPVRYAERLSFLKTEAVLPLTTPDEIIIGCDTIVILEGKILGKPSSPDHAFQMLRALSGKKHTVCSAVSLQSHRHAAVIGSELSDVFFKEVSDEAIKAYIRTGEPLDKAGAYGIQNAGGFLVDRVEGNIDNVIGLPMTLLDYLAGKIYSELKAK; encoded by the coding sequence ATGACCAGGAATTATTCTAATATTCGCAGCCTGCTGTCCCGTTATCGACTTGTACTGGCATCCGGCTCGCCGCGAAGAGTCTCTCTTCTTGAGGAAAATGCGATTCCCTTCCGGCAGCTGATTCCTGATATCGATGAAAATAACCATCTTGCTGAGGACCCGGTCAGATATGCCGAACGACTGTCATTCCTCAAGACGGAAGCGGTGCTGCCATTGACGACTCCCGATGAAATCATCATCGGATGCGATACCATCGTGATTCTTGAAGGAAAAATCCTCGGCAAGCCCAGTTCTCCTGACCATGCCTTCCAGATGCTCCGCGCTCTCTCCGGAAAAAAGCATACTGTTTGCTCCGCCGTCTCTCTGCAAAGTCACCGGCATGCCGCTGTTATCGGTTCGGAACTTAGTGACGTATTCTTCAAAGAAGTCTCTGATGAGGCGATTAAAGCCTATATTCGGACCGGCGAGCCGCTCGACAAAGCCGGGGCATATGGCATACAGAATGCCGGCGGTTTTTTAGTTGACAGAGTAGAGGGAAATATTGATAATGTTATCGGTCTGCCGATGACCCTTTTGGATTATTTGGCAGGTAAAATTTACTCTGAATTAAAGGCAAAATGA